A genomic segment from Micromonospora echinaurantiaca encodes:
- a CDS encoding gas vesicle protein GvpG: protein MDILWTLLTLPYAPVRGLTAVVKVIAREAEAQQYSPTSIRRELEELDAAAAAGDITPEERDRGQQQVLDRLTGTVGRQSAPGGEADTRSAARGRPAVRRGAAGQDPGQGGGRQPVRRGNGRARPVVERVRRAGPGAPRDGGEGGERGGGADPRRRRPGP, encoded by the coding sequence GTGGACATCCTCTGGACGCTGCTGACCCTGCCGTACGCGCCGGTGCGCGGGCTGACCGCGGTGGTCAAGGTGATCGCCCGGGAGGCGGAGGCGCAGCAGTACAGCCCGACCAGCATCCGGCGCGAGCTGGAGGAGCTGGACGCGGCGGCCGCCGCCGGCGACATCACGCCGGAGGAGCGGGACCGCGGGCAGCAGCAGGTGCTGGACCGGCTGACCGGCACCGTTGGACGGCAGTCGGCTCCGGGCGGCGAGGCGGACACCCGCAGCGCGGCCCGGGGCCGCCCCGCCGTCCGGCGCGGCGCCGCCGGCCAGGACCCGGGGCAGGGCGGCGGCCGGCAGCCGGTCCGGCGGGGGAACGGGCGGGCCCGCCCGGTGGTGGAACGGGTGCGGCGCGCCGGGCCGGGCGCGCCGCGCGACGGCGGCGAGGGAGGTGAGCGCGGTGGCGGAGCGGATCCGCGGCGACGACGGCCGGGCCCGTAG
- a CDS encoding RNA polymerase sigma-70 factor: protein MSASDLYGELRPRAFAIAYQMLGSVSEAEDVVQEAFLRMHQTLQRDEPITSPRAYIATLATRLAIDQLRSARVRRERYVGEWLPEPLVTDPSPAEHAETADSLSLAFLVLLESLSPQQRAAFLLREVFEYPYPEVAEIIGTDVDSTRHLVARARHHVRERRPRYHASRRQREELAQRFFAAAGQGDLRALEALLAQDVALHVDGGGKVPAMARPAYGRERVARTLSAGMSTLARRGYRIQLGEVNGNPGIMAFDAQDRLVGVMGLSIADGQIQTIHSIVNPDKLRNVDRVGDVGALLRASRRPGDAG, encoded by the coding sequence ATGTCCGCCTCGGACCTGTACGGCGAGCTCCGGCCCCGGGCGTTCGCCATCGCCTACCAGATGCTCGGCAGCGTCAGCGAAGCCGAGGACGTGGTGCAGGAGGCGTTCCTGCGGATGCACCAGACCCTGCAACGCGACGAGCCGATCACCTCGCCGCGCGCGTACATCGCCACGCTGGCCACCCGGCTGGCCATCGACCAGCTCCGCTCGGCGCGGGTCCGGCGGGAGCGGTACGTGGGCGAATGGCTGCCGGAGCCGCTGGTCACCGACCCGTCCCCGGCCGAGCACGCGGAGACCGCCGACTCGCTGTCGCTGGCGTTCCTGGTGCTGCTGGAGAGCCTGTCGCCGCAGCAGCGGGCCGCGTTCCTGCTCCGGGAGGTGTTCGAGTACCCCTACCCGGAGGTCGCCGAGATCATCGGTACCGACGTGGACAGCACCCGGCACCTGGTCGCGCGGGCCCGCCACCACGTCCGGGAACGCCGACCGCGCTACCACGCCTCCCGACGGCAGCGGGAGGAGCTGGCGCAGCGCTTCTTCGCCGCCGCCGGGCAGGGCGACCTGCGGGCGCTGGAGGCGCTGCTGGCGCAGGACGTGGCGCTGCACGTCGACGGCGGCGGCAAGGTGCCGGCGATGGCACGGCCGGCGTACGGCCGGGAGCGCGTGGCCCGGACCCTGTCGGCCGGGATGTCCACCCTGGCGCGTCGGGGCTACCGGATCCAGCTCGGCGAGGTCAACGGCAACCCCGGCATCATGGCCTTCGACGCGCAGGACCGGCTGGTGGGGGTCATGGGCCTCAGCATCGCCGACGGCCAGATCCAGACCATCCACTCGATCGTCAATCCGGACAAGTTGCGGAACGTCGACCGGGTCGGCGACGTCGGCGCGCTGCTGCGGGCGAGCCGCCGGCCCGGCGACGCCGGCTGA
- a CDS encoding gas vesicle protein K, giving the protein MTGGPDAGRRDPARPARSARPGLDEAAELAAALGEPQPWQQPRVTPLDRRLAVDRDSVERGLASLVLTVIELLRQLVERQALRRVDLGDLSEEQVERIGVTLMALEEQMAGLREYFGLAPEDLNLDLGPLGPLLPTD; this is encoded by the coding sequence ATGACCGGCGGACCGGACGCGGGCCGTCGCGACCCGGCCCGCCCGGCCCGGTCGGCCCGGCCCGGCCTGGACGAGGCGGCCGAGCTGGCCGCGGCGCTCGGCGAGCCGCAGCCGTGGCAGCAGCCCCGGGTCACCCCGCTGGACCGTCGGCTCGCCGTCGACCGGGACTCCGTCGAGCGGGGACTGGCCAGCCTCGTGCTCACCGTGATCGAGCTGCTCCGGCAGCTGGTGGAACGCCAGGCGCTGCGCCGGGTCGACCTCGGCGACCTCTCCGAGGAGCAGGTCGAGCGGATCGGCGTGACCCTGATGGCGCTGGAGGAGCAGATGGCCGGGCTGCGCGAGTACTTCGGGCTGGCCCCGGAGGACCTCAACCTCGACCTCGGCCCGCTCGGCCCGCTGCTGCCCACCGACTGA
- a CDS encoding GvpL/GvpF family gas vesicle protein produces the protein MSSTPDLAADADRPEVGTGVWLHGVVRDVDPAVLAAIPGMAGAPVRAVRAAGLSAVVSTAPLTEYGEQALRRNLEDLAWLERAARAHHAVVDALARRGPVVPARLATVHHDDARVAGQLAARRTELTGLLDRLTDRGEWGVKGYQVPGALPRAAEETGTGGAGAAYLRRRRAQLTAREQGQRIAAEVAAAVHDTLAGYAVAARRHAPQDRRLSGAPTPMVLNGAYLVESARLAGFTALVAALGERHPELRLELTGPWPPYSFAEERPAGPALTVREPAC, from the coding sequence ATGAGTTCGACGCCTGACCTGGCCGCCGACGCCGACCGACCCGAGGTCGGCACCGGCGTCTGGCTGCACGGCGTGGTCCGCGACGTCGATCCGGCGGTGCTCGCCGCCATCCCGGGGATGGCCGGCGCGCCGGTCCGGGCGGTGCGCGCCGCCGGCCTGTCGGCCGTGGTCAGCACCGCCCCGCTGACCGAGTACGGCGAGCAGGCGCTGCGCCGCAACCTGGAGGACCTGGCCTGGCTGGAACGGGCCGCCCGGGCGCATCACGCGGTGGTCGACGCGCTGGCCCGCCGGGGGCCGGTGGTGCCGGCCCGGCTGGCCACCGTGCACCACGACGACGCCCGGGTGGCCGGCCAGCTGGCCGCGCGGCGGACCGAGCTGACCGGCCTGCTGGACCGGCTCACCGACCGGGGCGAGTGGGGCGTCAAGGGCTACCAGGTGCCGGGCGCCCTGCCCCGGGCGGCCGAGGAAACCGGCACGGGCGGGGCCGGCGCGGCGTACCTGCGGCGGCGGCGGGCCCAGCTGACCGCTCGCGAGCAGGGGCAGCGGATCGCGGCCGAGGTCGCCGCGGCGGTGCACGACACGCTGGCCGGGTACGCGGTCGCCGCGCGGCGGCACGCCCCGCAGGACCGCCGGCTCTCCGGCGCGCCCACCCCGATGGTGCTCAACGGCGCGTACCTGGTGGAGAGCGCCCGGCTGGCCGGCTTCACCGCCCTGGTCGCCGCGCTCGGCGAGCGGCATCCGGAGCTGCGGCTGGAGCTGACCGGCCCGTGGCCGCCGTACTCGTTCGCGGAGGAGCGCCCGGCCGGCCCGGCGCTGACCGTCCGGGAGCCGGCGTGCTGA
- a CDS encoding NAD-dependent epimerase/dehydratase family protein translates to MKIFIAGASGAIGSHLVSQLVARGHEVVGTTRSAAKTGALRALGAEPVVVDALDPDSVADVVAKAEPEVIVHQLTALGGPPDFRHAKRMAAATNRLRTEGTDHLLAAARAVGVRRFVAQSNAMWMERAGAPVADENGRIEPNPPADAAEAVAALRHLEAAVTGISWADGIALRYGGFYGPGTGLSAAPDAVMTEQVRRRKFPIVGGGGGVWSLVHITDAASATVAAIERGRRGIYHVADDDPAPVREWLPVLARAVGAKPPRRVPAWLVRLVAGEGPVDLMTRTPGISSEKIKRELGWTPRYPTWRTGFVEGLK, encoded by the coding sequence ATGAAGATCTTCATCGCCGGCGCGTCGGGCGCGATCGGCAGCCACCTCGTTTCCCAGCTCGTGGCGCGCGGCCACGAGGTGGTCGGCACGACCCGCTCGGCCGCCAAGACCGGCGCGCTGCGGGCGCTCGGGGCCGAACCGGTGGTCGTCGACGCGCTCGACCCCGACTCGGTGGCCGACGTCGTGGCCAAGGCCGAACCCGAGGTGATCGTGCACCAGCTCACCGCGCTGGGCGGACCGCCGGACTTCCGGCACGCGAAGCGGATGGCGGCCGCCACCAACCGGTTGCGCACCGAGGGCACCGACCATCTGCTGGCCGCCGCGCGCGCCGTCGGCGTCCGCCGGTTCGTGGCGCAGAGCAACGCCATGTGGATGGAACGCGCTGGCGCGCCGGTCGCCGACGAGAACGGCCGGATCGAGCCGAACCCGCCGGCGGACGCCGCCGAGGCGGTGGCCGCGCTGCGCCACCTGGAGGCGGCGGTCACCGGCATCAGCTGGGCCGACGGCATCGCCCTTCGCTACGGTGGCTTCTATGGCCCAGGGACCGGCCTCAGCGCCGCGCCGGACGCCGTCATGACCGAGCAGGTCCGCCGGCGGAAGTTCCCGATCGTCGGCGGCGGTGGTGGGGTGTGGTCGCTGGTCCACATCACCGACGCCGCGTCGGCCACGGTCGCGGCCATCGAACGCGGCAGGCGCGGGATCTACCACGTCGCCGACGACGACCCGGCGCCGGTGCGCGAGTGGCTGCCGGTACTGGCCCGCGCGGTCGGCGCCAAGCCGCCGCGCCGGGTGCCCGCCTGGCTGGTGCGCCTGGTGGCCGGCGAGGGCCCGGTGGACCTGATGACCCGGACCCCGGGGATCTCCAGCGAGAAGATCAAGCGCGAGCTGGGCTGGACGCCGCGCTACCCGACCTGGCGTACGGGTTTCGTCGAGGGATTGAAGTAG
- a CDS encoding SRPBCC family protein has protein sequence MAETNPGALAGKVRGQLVDDVKDLASAIGERAVAAVTERITGATGRLSEYAKQGGGPGLIAAATGAQKLAEGSSPVKAMFHAGLAGGKEKVMSAVGRGGKGGRKQKVTNIVETIEVGVPVRVAYNQWTQFGDFPSFIKKVENVDTDSDEKLTWKAQVFWSHRTWESTIVRQIPDKLIHWRSKGEKGSVDGTVSFHELTPDLTRILVVLEYHPQGLFEHTGNLWRAQGRRVRLELKHFVRHVMTRTVLDPDAVQGWRGEIQDSQVVKDHDTALREEQERREEQERREEQGRREERAEPEERERPEREPRGRRGRPEPEPEEAEEEPEEAEEEPREERPAARGRRRPPARRRPPAEEEYDEYEDEYDDEYESYREGEPDEAPEEQPKPRRRAPARREEPREETPRRRPAARRAPEAPRRPVVRRRREERDE, from the coding sequence ATGGCGGAGACGAATCCGGGCGCCCTCGCCGGGAAGGTCCGCGGCCAGCTCGTTGACGACGTCAAGGACCTGGCCAGCGCCATCGGCGAGCGCGCGGTCGCCGCGGTCACCGAGCGGATCACCGGCGCGACCGGCCGGCTCAGCGAGTACGCGAAGCAGGGTGGCGGGCCGGGCCTGATCGCCGCCGCCACCGGTGCGCAGAAGCTGGCCGAGGGCAGCTCACCGGTGAAGGCGATGTTCCATGCCGGGCTGGCCGGCGGTAAGGAGAAGGTGATGTCGGCCGTCGGCCGGGGTGGCAAGGGTGGCCGGAAGCAGAAGGTCACCAACATCGTGGAGACCATCGAGGTCGGTGTGCCGGTCCGGGTCGCCTACAACCAGTGGACGCAGTTCGGCGACTTCCCGAGCTTCATCAAGAAGGTCGAGAACGTCGACACCGACTCGGACGAGAAGCTCACCTGGAAGGCGCAGGTCTTCTGGTCGCACCGGACGTGGGAGTCCACCATCGTCCGGCAGATCCCGGACAAGTTGATCCACTGGCGCTCCAAGGGCGAGAAGGGCTCGGTGGACGGCACCGTCAGCTTCCACGAGCTGACGCCCGACCTGACCCGCATCCTGGTCGTGCTGGAGTACCACCCGCAGGGCCTCTTCGAGCACACCGGCAACCTGTGGCGGGCTCAGGGCCGCCGGGTCCGGCTGGAACTCAAGCACTTCGTCCGGCACGTGATGACGCGGACCGTCCTCGACCCGGACGCGGTGCAGGGCTGGCGCGGCGAGATCCAGGACTCCCAGGTGGTCAAGGACCACGACACCGCCCTCCGAGAGGAGCAGGAGCGGCGCGAGGAGCAGGAACGGCGCGAGGAGCAGGGGCGGCGCGAGGAGCGCGCCGAGCCCGAGGAGCGGGAGCGGCCCGAGCGGGAGCCGCGCGGGCGGCGTGGCCGCCCGGAGCCGGAGCCGGAAGAGGCCGAGGAGGAGCCGGAAGAGGCCGAGGAGGAGCCGCGCGAGGAGCGACCCGCCGCCCGTGGGCGCCGCCGCCCGCCCGCGCGCCGTCGTCCCCCGGCCGAGGAGGAGTACGACGAGTACGAGGACGAGTACGACGACGAGTACGAGTCCTACCGGGAGGGCGAGCCGGACGAGGCGCCCGAGGAACAGCCCAAGCCGCGCCGCCGCGCGCCGGCCCGCCGGGAGGAGCCGCGGGAGGAGACGCCCCGCCGTCGTCCGGCCGCACGCCGGGCCCCGGAGGCGCCGCGCCGGCCGGTGGTGCGCCGTCGTCGGGAGGAGCGGGACGAGTGA
- the gvpJ gene encoding gas vesicle protein GvpJ: protein MTVATTGGDQTGGALERGGTSLADVVETVLDKGVVIDAQVSVAVVGIQLLEINARIVIASVETYLRFAEAVDRFDITPKNQKGLPDLVEGASGAVGKGKAMSGLGKAAKEISGAVADSLGDRDTDRDRERPRRRRRDEER from the coding sequence GTGACCGTAGCGACAACAGGTGGAGATCAGACCGGCGGTGCGCTGGAGCGCGGTGGCACCAGCCTGGCCGACGTGGTGGAGACCGTGCTGGACAAGGGCGTGGTGATCGACGCCCAGGTGTCGGTCGCCGTGGTCGGCATCCAGCTGCTGGAGATCAACGCCCGGATCGTCATCGCCAGCGTCGAGACGTACCTGCGCTTCGCCGAGGCGGTCGACCGGTTCGACATCACCCCGAAGAACCAGAAGGGCCTGCCCGACCTGGTCGAGGGCGCCTCCGGCGCGGTCGGCAAGGGCAAGGCCATGTCCGGCCTCGGCAAGGCGGCCAAGGAGATCAGCGGCGCGGTCGCCGACTCGCTGGGCGATCGGGACACCGACCGGGACCGGGAGCGCCCCCGCCGGCGGCGCCGGGACGAGGAGCGCTGA
- a CDS encoding gas vesicle protein produces MVTTALAPNSADDPLAYRPVALVDLLDRVLATGVVISGDITIAIADVDLVRVSLRALVASVGALAPPELTGDEGPPPAAGS; encoded by the coding sequence ATGGTGACCACCGCGCTCGCGCCGAACAGCGCCGACGACCCGCTGGCCTACCGGCCGGTGGCCCTGGTCGACCTGCTCGACCGGGTGCTCGCCACCGGCGTGGTGATCAGCGGCGACATCACCATCGCGATCGCCGACGTGGACCTGGTCCGGGTCTCGCTGCGGGCGCTGGTCGCCTCGGTCGGCGCGCTCGCCCCGCCGGAGCTGACGGGCGACGAGGGGCCGCCGCCGGCGGCGGGATCATGA
- the gvpJ gene encoding gas vesicle protein GvpJ encodes MSMQPPSVVQNSGQVLPAGHEPANLGDILERVLDRGIVIAGDIRVSLLDIELLTLKLRLVIASVDTARQIGIDWWEHDPWLSSRARPPVEPGPRDPEQVEAERRPRVARRAARREEFDEFDA; translated from the coding sequence ATGAGCATGCAACCCCCGTCGGTGGTGCAGAACTCCGGGCAGGTGCTGCCCGCCGGCCACGAGCCGGCCAACCTCGGCGACATCCTGGAACGGGTGCTGGACCGGGGCATCGTGATCGCCGGCGACATCCGGGTCAGCCTGCTCGACATCGAGCTGCTCACCCTCAAGCTGCGACTGGTGATCGCCTCGGTCGACACCGCCCGGCAGATCGGCATCGACTGGTGGGAGCACGATCCCTGGCTCAGCTCGCGAGCCCGCCCGCCGGTGGAGCCGGGCCCCCGGGATCCGGAACAGGTCGAGGCGGAACGCCGGCCGCGGGTGGCCCGGCGGGCCGCCCGGAGGGAGGAGTTCGATGAGTTCGACGCCTGA
- the gvpO gene encoding gas vesicle protein GvpO — MAERIRGDDGRARSNEPAEQPYDDEYDDEYEDEEEEYEPISAAEAAREGLRQIVALTGRDAVGTTSLKSVRDGWLVGVEVIEDHRIPASTDLLGLYEVELDLEGGLLGYRRVRRYQRGKGEVG; from the coding sequence GTGGCGGAGCGGATCCGCGGCGACGACGGCCGGGCCCGTAGCAACGAGCCGGCCGAGCAGCCGTACGACGACGAGTACGACGACGAGTACGAGGACGAGGAGGAGGAGTACGAACCGATCTCGGCGGCCGAGGCGGCCCGGGAGGGGCTGCGGCAGATCGTGGCGCTGACCGGTCGGGACGCGGTGGGCACCACCTCGCTGAAGTCCGTCCGGGACGGTTGGCTGGTCGGGGTGGAGGTGATCGAGGACCACCGGATCCCCGCCTCCACCGACCTGCTCGGCCTCTACGAGGTGGAACTCGACCTGGAAGGCGGCCTGCTCGGCTACCGGCGGGTGCGGCGCTACCAGCGCGGAAAGGGCGAGGTGGGCTGA
- a CDS encoding GvpL/GvpF family gas vesicle protein yields MAEEIGLFIYGIVPGDVEPTADAVGVGEPPGEVDAIRHGELAALVSEVPLEGPLGRPADLTAYQELLDGTAAVAPVLPVRFGTVVTGADAVADLLEAHQDRFAAALDEFEGRIQYIVHGRYEEPALIGEVLADNPAAAELADQVRGQPAEATRPQRIRLGEMISQAVELRREAENRQLLDELGQLAVATAPRPPSNELDAGAAAFLVDRDREDEFVDAVEAYAEQRRELIRTRLLGPLAPYDFVSAHQLVE; encoded by the coding sequence ATGGCCGAGGAGATCGGATTGTTCATCTACGGCATCGTGCCCGGCGACGTGGAGCCGACCGCGGACGCGGTCGGCGTGGGCGAACCGCCGGGGGAGGTGGACGCGATCCGGCACGGCGAGCTGGCCGCGCTGGTCAGCGAGGTGCCGCTGGAGGGTCCGCTGGGCCGCCCGGCGGACCTGACCGCGTACCAGGAGCTGCTGGACGGCACGGCGGCGGTGGCGCCGGTGCTGCCGGTGCGGTTCGGCACGGTGGTGACCGGGGCGGACGCGGTGGCCGACCTGCTGGAGGCGCACCAGGACAGGTTCGCCGCGGCCCTCGACGAGTTCGAGGGCCGGATCCAGTACATCGTGCACGGCCGCTACGAGGAGCCGGCGCTGATCGGCGAGGTGCTGGCCGACAACCCGGCCGCCGCTGAGCTGGCCGACCAGGTGCGCGGGCAGCCGGCCGAGGCCACCCGGCCGCAGCGCATCCGGCTCGGCGAGATGATCAGCCAGGCGGTGGAGCTGCGCCGGGAGGCGGAGAACCGGCAGCTCCTCGACGAGTTGGGCCAGCTCGCGGTGGCCACCGCGCCCCGGCCACCGAGCAACGAGCTGGACGCGGGCGCCGCCGCGTTCCTGGTCGACCGGGACCGCGAGGACGAGTTCGTGGACGCGGTTGAGGCGTACGCCGAGCAGCGCCGGGAGCTGATCCGGACCCGGCTGCTGGGCCCGCTGGCGCCGTACGACTTCGTCAGCGCACACCAGCTGGTGGAGTGA